From one Armatimonadota bacterium genomic stretch:
- a CDS encoding PEP-CTERM sorting domain-containing protein, whose translation MKKILVALTVVAMALAIAPAYAWDLEVLDGFESGNLGAWNIGAWGTFSVGTAAQGYQVRTGYWSARQGNSTVDRIGRNFNNNSQQFYFKEGQAEAWVYDDMTFSPNDDLRLGVVTSKCTSWTATNSPAGYITGAITNTSTGWGSTDYYCLMWSYTYAKLDGVTAPTFAGTTWTVGSAAPRSLGWHRWRVTWSFDYGAGVGTIKWYVDSTLAPKMTMTMDNTCARWANTSTPATLILGNWSAVAHGYNYVDDVAWRGNWNMVPEPTSLLALGAGLFGLAGFIRRRR comes from the coding sequence ATGAAGAAGATATTAGTAGCCTTAACTGTTGTTGCAATGGCGCTCGCAATCGCCCCTGCATATGCATGGGACTTAGAAGTTCTCGACGGCTTTGAGTCTGGAAATCTAGGCGCATGGAACATAGGTGCTTGGGGTACGTTCAGCGTAGGCACTGCGGCCCAGGGATATCAGGTGAGAACTGGTTATTGGTCCGCACGGCAGGGCAACTCGACCGTTGACAGGATTGGGCGCAACTTCAACAACAACAGCCAGCAGTTCTACTTCAAGGAAGGCCAGGCAGAGGCTTGGGTCTACGATGACATGACCTTCAGCCCGAACGACGACCTTCGCTTGGGCGTAGTCACTTCCAAGTGCACCTCTTGGACTGCGACAAACTCGCCAGCTGGCTACATCACAGGCGCAATTACCAACACCAGCACGGGTTGGGGTAGTACCGACTACTACTGCTTGATGTGGTCGTACACCTACGCCAAACTGGATGGCGTGACTGCTCCAACATTTGCCGGCACTACGTGGACCGTTGGTTCAGCTGCTCCTAGGAGCTTAGGCTGGCACAGGTGGAGAGTAACCTGGTCATTCGACTACGGCGCAGGTGTAGGCACAATCAAGTGGTATGTAGACAGCACGCTTGCGCCGAAGATGACCATGACCATGGACAACACGTGCGCTCGGTGGGCTAACACATCCACGCCAGCAACCCTAATCCTTGGCAACTGGTCAGCGGTAGCCCATGGCTACAACTACGTTGATGACGTCGCATGGCGAGGCAACTGGAACATGGTGCCTGAGCCAACAAGCTTGCTTGCGCTTGGCGCCGGCCTGTTCGGACTCGCCGGATTCATCCGACGCAGAAGGTAG
- the amrB gene encoding AmmeMemoRadiSam system protein B: MSVRQPAVAGMFYEAGQAALIEEVESCFLGPGGPGRLPDVKGEGARRIVGLVSPHAGFVYSGRVAAHAYLRLAEDGIPPNIVLIGPSHRPIMASVAVADDKAWRTPLGNVPLNTAIARNIASEYPAAVLDSRAHRAEHSIEVQLPFLQYIASKIGQEVKIVPLLIGVSIYDPNASEFVHTLGKALARVLQGENAVVIASTDFSHYESQQLAKRKDLAAIERILALDADGLIKIVREMDISMCGVVPTAVTIETCKGLGATLCHQLAYRTSGDVTGDYLQVVGYASLEIDR; encoded by the coding sequence ATGTCAGTACGCCAACCCGCTGTTGCTGGGATGTTTTACGAAGCCGGGCAGGCGGCATTAATAGAAGAAGTGGAATCATGCTTCCTTGGACCTGGGGGCCCTGGGCGATTGCCCGACGTAAAAGGGGAAGGAGCGCGCCGAATTGTTGGTTTAGTCAGCCCTCATGCCGGCTTCGTATATTCAGGCCGGGTCGCAGCACACGCCTACCTCCGACTTGCCGAAGACGGAATTCCCCCCAATATTGTGCTCATCGGCCCAAGCCATCGGCCGATAATGGCGTCAGTTGCCGTCGCCGACGATAAAGCATGGCGCACTCCACTAGGCAATGTTCCTCTCAATACTGCAATCGCTAGAAACATCGCTTCCGAATACCCAGCCGCCGTCCTGGATTCGCGCGCTCACCGCGCAGAACACTCAATTGAAGTTCAGCTGCCTTTTCTTCAGTATATCGCCTCCAAAATAGGCCAAGAAGTGAAAATTGTTCCATTGCTCATAGGCGTCTCAATATACGATCCAAACGCTTCAGAGTTCGTGCACACCCTTGGCAAAGCATTAGCAAGAGTCCTACAAGGGGAAAATGCGGTCGTGATAGCAAGCACTGATTTTTCTCACTATGAATCTCAGCAATTAGCAAAGCGAAAGGACTTGGCAGCAATTGAGCGAATCCTAGCGCTCGATGCCGACGGACTCATAAAAATAGTAAGAGAAATGGATATTTCAATGTGCGGCGTCGTTCCAACGGCGGTCACCATCGAGACTTGCAAAGGTTTAGGAGCAACATTATGCCATCAGCTGGCATATCGCACCTCTGGCGATGTAACCGGCGATTACCTTCAAGTAGTCGGATATGCTTCACTCGAGATAGACAGGTAG
- the sigH gene encoding RNA polymerase sporulation sigma factor SigH has translation MEYDQDLVPQRHAQYEGMSDAGVVERAQAGEEQAAEYLLYKYRNLVRNKVRSYFLVGAEKEDLLQVGMIGLWQAVVDYRADKAISFPAFARICIQRHIITAIKTATRQKQIPLNTSLSLESPPDESSSEWTLSDILTSENVVDPEEVVLKQEDSNQLQERLQQMLSDFEWRVLSGYRVGKSYREIASELQCKTKSVDNALARIKRKVSNTPLDILVG, from the coding sequence ATGGAATACGATCAGGACCTTGTGCCACAAAGGCATGCTCAATACGAAGGTATGTCGGACGCCGGAGTCGTCGAGCGTGCGCAGGCGGGTGAAGAGCAAGCCGCCGAGTATCTTCTCTATAAATACAGAAACCTTGTTCGCAACAAAGTGAGATCTTATTTCCTTGTGGGCGCAGAGAAAGAAGACCTTCTGCAGGTCGGGATGATTGGCCTCTGGCAAGCTGTGGTGGATTATAGAGCCGACAAAGCAATTTCATTCCCTGCGTTTGCCAGAATCTGCATCCAGCGGCACATTATCACCGCCATTAAGACCGCTACGCGCCAGAAGCAAATTCCGCTGAACACCTCTCTTTCGCTTGAGTCGCCGCCCGATGAGTCGAGTTCCGAATGGACGCTTTCCGACATTCTTACTTCTGAGAATGTCGTCGACCCAGAAGAGGTGGTGCTCAAGCAGGAAGATTCGAATCAGCTGCAAGAAAGGCTTCAGCAAATGCTAAGCGACTTCGAATGGCGGGTGCTTTCTGGGTATCGAGTCGGCAAGTCGTACAGGGAGATTGCGTCCGAGCTTCAGTGCAAAACAAAATCGGTGGATAATGCTCTGGCGCGAATAAAACGAAAAGTATCGAATACGCCGCTCGATATACTGGTAGGTTAA
- a CDS encoding CvpA family protein produces the protein MGNWVDLATIIMLALAVIIETKRGFGRAVFDLAAVLVAVRIAYMVADPLSASIKVSANPATNQTIAFVAPFIVLSALLWFLGKLVYEATLISAEIFDPLLGGICGILIGITIDHVFVRTIVFAAGTKELPSLITDSALGREFLYFDTYHRIVQALYNFHRPDSAVVPEK, from the coding sequence ATGGGCAACTGGGTAGATTTGGCAACAATTATAATGCTTGCGTTGGCTGTGATAATAGAGACCAAGCGTGGTTTTGGACGTGCCGTTTTTGACCTTGCCGCCGTTCTCGTGGCAGTACGAATCGCATATATGGTTGCTGACCCACTTTCGGCCTCAATCAAGGTTTCGGCGAATCCAGCAACAAACCAAACCATTGCCTTTGTAGCGCCATTTATTGTACTGTCAGCATTGCTTTGGTTTCTGGGCAAGCTTGTCTACGAAGCAACACTCATATCTGCAGAAATTTTTGATCCTCTCCTTGGCGGAATTTGCGGCATATTGATTGGCATTACCATCGACCATGTGTTTGTCCGAACCATCGTGTTTGCCGCCGGCACGAAAGAGCTCCCTTCGCTCATTACAGACTCAGCCTTGGGCAGGGAATTCCTCTATTTTGACACCTACCACCGAATCGTTCAGGCGCTTTACAACTTTCATAGACCAGATTCAGCTGTTGTTCCCGAAAAATAA